In the genome of Vespa crabro chromosome 1, iyVesCrab1.2, whole genome shotgun sequence, the window aacaaacaatgatattaattttgtggTGTTGATAATCTTGTCAATtattcttaaaagaaaaagagtaaaaaaaaggaggagaaaaaaaaaagaaagaatcacaTTGTAaacagaattaaaaaattcattaaactATTAACTCACATTTAAATATCTGTATTTAAAGattgttaatatagatatattttgtatataatatcaatataaataagaatcaaTAATGCTTATATTAACTAATATGTAcacgttaaatataaaaataaaattagtttACATTCTTATTGCCAGCTGTCAGTTTTCAAGGTTTATTTGCATCAATTCTATTTATAGAACTTTTTacgaaaatcaaaaagaatgacttcacaataataaatacaaaaactaaTAGCTCTGTAGTATAATATTTACCTTTTTACATGCTCGTACTATTTTTCTCAAGTCATATTCAGAAGAAAGCCCCTGTACCGTTGTTAAGGTCTTACGACCATTCCGCTGTTGGATCCTTATATGCACGAGACCGTCTTGGACATCATCATCTGAACCCTTGATTGCATCTGCAAAGGGGtctagaaaaacaaaaaaaagaaaagaaaaatatacattagaTCATAATCAATCATTCATGACAGATCAAATTTCTTCAGAGTAATAACTATTCTGTTATCTCATATCAAAATGGTGCATATACACAGTTgtgattacatatatatatatataaaatatgtatatgtatgtatatatatatatatatatgtatacgtgatgtatatatatcatacatatatatattatatatatatatataaaattatattaagaattttttgttctttttcttttcttctttcgttttcttcttttcttctttttttagtcTTCAAAgttcatcgataaaatataatgaagaggaagagagagagagagagagagagagagagaaagagagagagagagtgagaaagtgagaaagagagagagagcgagaaagagagagagagaaagaatgaaagaaaaaaaagaagtaattaaatataaaaaataaatgatatgaggatatgagagaagaaaatgtgaataaatgaaatacataATGTAAATGACTCGATTGCACACTATGATGCAAAGACGCTATCATCGCCATTTTGTCGTATCTATCTTGTCGAACAGCAaggtatatttgtaatatgaaaaatgttatatttaccGAATGTGTTGAGATTCTGGATGGACATACGACAAACAAAATATATCCCTCGGAGATATAGAACTGCAAATTGCAAGTGCAGTTGAAGAAAATGACGGATGACGTAGGATAACTGTGACACTGCGCAAGGGTACTGCCTAAAGCCGAAAAACATTCTACGGAGCCTGAATCAAACCGGAAGTTAAGTTCCATTTGTCATGAACCCCAATGGGTGGGGTTGCGCCTGCGTTCTTCTATTCACCCAGCATTTGCCGCATGATCAAAGAAACTCTTTGCCTGATTGGTCCAACGAAATTCTAGATACATAggatatttctttcaaaatattacTCTGAGaactttattctctctctctctttctctctctttcttcctctcctcgtttgtatctctctctctctctctctctctcgaataaaattgttatagcatttatttaaatatctagAATATTCTAAGGTTATGAGTATATCCATCGAATATTGAATATCTGATTTTTAATCGGAAACGATGAATAATAGTTtagaaattcaatttaattgaaattttttaataaaaaatttgccaACAATTTctaattagataatattatttgaaataaatctgTTATCTGTTTCTAATGATCTTGCACGAAATATTGGAGAATGCGCAAAAGCCGAAGATTGTTACAGGTGACTATTACTAAtcaaaaagttttaataattttttttttcttttttctttttcgcttttaatatgataataggATTagtaatgtaaatttttagtattttcaatattgatttatcgttaattagtaaattatttaattaacgaattaatactgtttattaaaaaattgtaatgtaCATTTGTAATCCTTATATTACGTACTgtttaaatgattaaataatact includes:
- the LOC124433127 gene encoding eukaryotic translation initiation factor eIF1; amino-acid sequence: MFFGFRQYPCAVSQLSYVIRHFLQLHLQFAVLYLRGIYFVCRMSIQNLNTFDPFADAIKGSDDDVQDGLVHIRIQQRNGRKTLTTVQGLSSEYDLRKIVRACKKEFACNGTVIEHPEYGEVLQLQGDQRENICQWLTKSGLAKPDQLKVHGF